TGTCATTTTACACTTTATTTTAATAGTTTCAGCTACAGCTACCTGGCAAACACTTAAATGCATATAAAAAGCTAACAACTACTAGCTAAAATGTACCGGTTCAGCAAATTTTGCCGAACATACCATATGATAGATTTTATGTGTAATGACAATGTACTCTGTTGGTAACATGACAACAACTTTAGACAACAATTGCATCTTCCATCCACATATAATTTGTATTCATTCATATCAACTTGCAAAGAAttttaaaatactcctaacttgaTATATACTTTACTAGCTGTTACACATCATTAAAATCTAGCATAAAATAATAAGCTAAATCTATAACcatgaaatataaatataatagtcCAATGGTAGTTCACCTTGCAGCATGTGGCATCTACAAGTTTTAATTACAGCAAACACATGCTTATATTAACAGAAGTCACTAGAGCTGGTTAATTTGATGTGGCATCTCAAGGCAAATTCTACCCAAGCAAATTTATCAACTATTTGCAACTAAAAAAACATAACTCAAACATAATTTTTTTAAAAGGCAAAGCCTCAAAACTATAAAGTTCCTAAGCCTCAAACAATAATCACAAAATGCAAACAAAGTCATGCCTAAAATGAAGATGTGAATAAGAATAAGAAACGCATATAAAAGATGATCTTTGTCCACATATTGGTAACCAAAAGTTCATTACATCAAGTAAACATAACAACAAAGTCTAAAGTAAAAAAGGAGTACACGGGTCCACCGAAAgttgttcatcttcttcataacaTCCAGAGACTGAAATCATTCCCCTGTTTTCACAACTCGAATCCATAACCGTTTGATCATGAAGAAGTAACTAACTTCATATAGATAGTTCCACGACTCACCTCTAAATAAATAGACATGATAGTAACAATAGTAGATACTATAAAATATAGTGATAATAACTTAACTATCTAAAATCTAAAACATACATCAAATCAAAAATTAAGAATTAAAGACCTTCCTAACCGCATATAAATCTCGAACATAACATGTTCCCTCATTCATCAGATTCAGTCTTTCGTGCTGATTTTTCCGCACTTCTTTCTTCCAACAACTTCCCAGATTCATCGTCCACTTGGCTCACCTTCTTTTCAGCTTCTTTCGCCTTAAGCGCTTGTAACTTAGCATGATTATAATACCCAACACCCAAAAACGCGATCCCATACCCAAACAAATTAATCGGTGTCACAGTATCCTTAATCACAGACCACGAAAACGCAATCAACAACCAATCTTTCACAACCCCAGCCACATTCATAGTTAAAGCAGACGTCTTTCCAACAAGCAAAAACACAGCAAGATTCAACGCAAACGCGCACAACGAATTAGACCCAAATATCAAGTAATCAAAATGAAAACTTGAAGTATCCCTCAACTTTGGAAACTCAACAATCATCCAAGGAATCGATAAAAACGCGAAACAACACGGCGCGACATAATACAACGACGTAATCGGATTAAACGTAATCCCTTTACTAGTTAACAAAATCTGAATCAAAACCAATCTAGTAGCTTCAAAACAAACAGCACCTAATTGCAACATAACCCCCCAACTATTAAATTTAGCTTCACCATAAGCAGCAACCGCAACACCAAACGAAATCGATAACATATTAGTCATAACATCACCTTTAAACCCTTCTTTTTTAAACAATACACCAATTGAATAAACAGCAACAGGCATTAAAGCTTTAAGCATTTGAATAAACGATACAGACAGATAAATATAAGCAGAATTAGATAACCATAAAGATAAAGCGTATAACAAACCGATTGGTACGACCGATTTGAGGTAAATGTCGCGAGTCATTTGAACCGGTTCAACGACTTTAAAAACGGAAACGAGGACGTAAGCTAATGAAGAACAAAAACCCATGTGGATCATGGTTAGTGAAATTGGGTAGGGCCAATTGTACATCTTGCGATCTAAGATGTATTTGTTGTAGACGATTACAGTGAAACTGAGGAAGATCCATATTGCGACGTAAGTGTATGAAAGTATGATTTTTTTGAGGACTGATTCGCTTAAAGTTCCACCTTTGCCCATGATTTAGATCTGAGAAATTGGGGGTGATTGAAGAATGATAGGGGGGTTTTTAAAGGGATTTAGAAAACGTCTGATTTGGGGAGTGTTTGTAGATTTGGGGAGTGTTTGTAGATTTGGGGGTGGGTGATTTCTGGGTTAAAAAAAAGGAAAATATTTTTTATAacgaaatatttttatgaaatatatcgttaataataataatggagtatataaatataaatataaattaattaattaaaataaagtaGAATCTAAAATTAGATTGATGTTCATGGTAAATAATTATACCTACCTATCTAAAAGACATACTTAAAATGAATAGTTAACTTTTCAAACTTCACAAACGCACACCAATTTTTTACTTTTTTATAATTCAATCACCAAACCTTTTACTTTTTTATAATTCAACCACACATTTATAATCACTAACTttataacttttataaacttaccacaaacttttcacatttcaTAAATTCACCATTACACTTCTCATccattataaatcgaccacatacttTTTACTATCTAATAATTATTCATTATTTAAATAGTTAACTTTTCAAACTTTTCAAACGCACACCAATTTTTTACTTTTTTATAATTCAACCACCAAACCTTTTACTTTTTTATAATTCAACCACACCTTTATAATAACTAACTttataacttttataaacttaccacaaacttttcacatttcaTAAATTCACCATTACACTTCTCATCCATTATAAATCGACCATATACTTTTTACTATCTAATAATtattcattatttttgttattagtactactattatttatatatatatatactaatagacaaaacTCTATTTCATTATTCACCAATAGTAAccaagggtattttcgtcatttaccattttttttgtccccaacgataaaataagcaactttcgtaaaagaaccaatccttcaatgttaccaaaagatgtcgaaaaaaatacctttttacaaaaaaatcaactaactttttttttctctcttttcttcctcaacgataaaagagacaactttcataaaatgaacaacgcttcaatgctaccaaaagatgtcaaaaaacattctttttttacaatttttttttgtccccaacgataaaataagcaactttaGTAAAAAAACCAACCCTTCAATATTACCAAAAAATGTcgaaaaaaaaatacttttttacaaaaaaataaactaactttttttttctcttttcttcctcaacgataaaagaagcaactttcacaaaaggaacaacccttcaatgttagatgtcgaattttttttttttttacaaaatagatctagactttttttttaactcgcattcaaaacggagtccccggcgcgaagcgatggctccacaactagttagatATATTTGGTAAAATTAGATTAAAAAAATTATAACTGTAAGTTAGGAGTTAGAGTTTTTGTATAATTAGTTGGAGTGTTTAAATGTTTCTTATTTCTTGAATTAGTTTTACAAATTAAATGTGATTAAAACACAAATTTAATATTTAAGGACTTTCTTAAGCTTACTCATTAAGGTTATGTTTGGATTTTAAATTCAAAATTAAACaatgaattaataattaattaaaaaattaaaaaaatcttttTAATATTAACATGTTTTGTAACGGcaatatcgacatcgaatgctctcatttgtgaCTCACACACGTGTTAGGAGGAAATCCAAATCGCGATGATATtgacagtaccatcgaaggttggaaaAATCTCCCACAGACCTTCCCAAAAAGTGAGAAGGAACTCAAACTTAAAAATAACAAAGTGTTTTCTATTCCAACCCTCACCAAGACGATAAATGACAAACTGCTGATGCCACTTTCTTCCGTGTGATACCCAGTGTTGCCTCATAAATTAGGTGTGTTTGTTTGGCGTACTAAATTTCGAAAGATTTCGGTTATAGTGGAACTTGACAGACGTGGGGTGGATTTAGACTCGACTCGATGCCCAATATGCGACACGGACATTGAGACAATAGATCATGATATGgccaaacggacggttttatttgtgcggtgttgttaggtcgcaatacgtcagaattagctaccaaaagagagtaacggttttattatttatatttagctaggatttcctagctataactcacatacgtgtcttccttttaacgagtaagcggtaaatataactcaggttcgtatttttgtatgtttgctcagtaacgtgggacaaaagtgcctaaatagttgtaacatcccaggtaaacgttccccgtagcatgatattgtccgctttgcccgtaggaacacagatttttcttggcaaccacacacgacgagcactttcccaggaggtcacccatcctggtagtgctctcgtctgagcacgcttaactgcagagttctcatgagatatgctgcgcttgtggtcccaaaacgcgtcatgctaggaaaggtctccacacccttataaggcatgcttcgttcccctctccaaccgatgtgggacggatataACACGGATATTACAgtcctccccctaatgggacacagcgtcctcgctgtgcacgtttggtcctgggtctggctctgataccaaatgtaacaccccgtcaaatccctttaacagaatgttaactctggtcccagtgcttggcttgacttctacataacagcaatattctacagcggaagcaattaatacctgagaataaaacacgcaaaacgggtcaacaataatgttgagtgaatctacaggttttaggtaaacaatacagtatgtttaagaaataacatttcgaaaacgtttactagtgaaagaccaccaaagtttaatgttaaagtttttagacaacaccgtttctcgtttcaaaagtttgttgacactaccatgtcaaattccaatcatttgtagacaacactctgtcaagttttatctcatttgctcgtaaaccatagtttaaatatcgttgtatagtatctgaaaaacagttatcagaaaaattagTTTAATTTTCCtgcccacgagattctatcgctgcatacaccgagcacctgaatactagcattaacccgagtatagatgccactatacccgcctttacctcctaaaatgttatacacatgtacgagtgtatctaatgttcaaaataaatgcaccactgcttttatagtgggtgaggttgtcaacctaacggatccgtccatctaaattgtacttacactgatggtattaaaagtattcaagctagaagcTTTGTGTAtaaactcagtatgcatatgtgtagtactcatgtcgatataaaagtaattgaaaatgtaaatataacagcgtgtattctcatccttgaaaacatgtaaaaagcgggactgtagactcacctttgaataaagctcagaatgaaagacaaacgacttgtacggttcagacccgagtaatgtaacctaagtatatgtatttaggttggtcaatatatgtatcttaaacaagtgtggtttcatagcatacgttgtcttattgctcgactcgacgcgctttaaagtaaaagtcaactatatcatgcaagtcaaacaaagtcaacctgtgacgccccatacaaaaccatcgcgtacgattcgtcaacaacaggatctttacacggttgaatactacatgctgtttgaaaaccagtttgcattcataaagacatagtgttttacaaaagatagcgcgcatcctacgaataggagcataaacataattatttgaccctaaggtcgttacaaaaccattgtttgaaattaacataaactacgaatgcaaaagaaaagttccatgaatgagacatctctagcaatgcagcggataactaatacagtaggtccttaacagcaagacagcaaatctaacagcggaagcaagaaacctctaggcacctgatgtcaaagctaaggggtataaaaaatactattaattttagaaggaaaatactattaaatacgatacaattttacacaagatatttatttatttatagaatggatatacttaaaccttgctacaacacttataggcagtgtacctaatcgtacagtagtgtagtttttagtaagtccggttcgttccacagggaatcttttttaaacaaagcttaacgctatattagtttacttttataaaaatacaaatatatatataagtaatattattattataaaggggggtttttaccgttaatgaccggtttgtcgattttaaaactttagtcgcagttaaaaccaaatgtaaaatattaaaaataaatacaagacttaaattaaagcgtaaagtaaataatgataatgaaattgcgaataataaaagtgcgataaaataaacttgcgataattaaaaagtacgataattaaaagtgcaattaaatacaataacaataaaaatgtgataattagaagtgcaattaaatataaaataaaggaaattaaatatgaaataaaagaattatgcttatttaaacttccgtaatcatgatgtttgacgtgttgattttagttttatgcccatgagttaattgtcctttgtcctggattatttaatatgtccatacggattttttccataatagtccatcagtcataaatataaagagcgaaagccttcgtcaaattattcttattcccgaagtcaaatatttcaactaattggggattcgaattgtaacaaggttttaatactttgtttaatgaatacaccaggt
The window above is part of the Rutidosis leptorrhynchoides isolate AG116_Rl617_1_P2 chromosome 1, CSIRO_AGI_Rlap_v1, whole genome shotgun sequence genome. Proteins encoded here:
- the LOC139883891 gene encoding probable sugar phosphate/phosphate translocator At5g25400, whose protein sequence is MGKGGTLSESVLKKIILSYTYVAIWIFLSFTVIVYNKYILDRKMYNWPYPISLTMIHMGFCSSLAYVLVSVFKVVEPVQMTRDIYLKSVVPIGLLYALSLWLSNSAYIYLSVSFIQMLKALMPVAVYSIGVLFKKEGFKGDVMTNMLSISFGVAVAAYGEAKFNSWGVMLQLGAVCFEATRLVLIQILLTSKGITFNPITSLYYVAPCCFAFLSIPWMIVEFPKLRDTSSFHFDYLIFGSNSLCAFALNLAVFLLVGKTSALTMNVAGVVKDWLLIAFSWSVIKDTVTPINLFGYGIAFLGVGYYNHAKLQALKAKEAEKKVSQVDDESGKLLEERSAEKSARKTESDE